GTGGAACTGCCGAACGACCCAGCAAATCCCACCCAAAAGACCTGAAAGCAGACACTTGAACAGATTCTCAGACACCAGCGTCCAGGGCAACACTACTCGAAACAGCCACAAAGGAGAAACAAGCCCAGGGCCCAACAGCAgctgaacagataaacaaaatgtgacataTGCATCCCCTGGAATAATATTCGGCCACTGACCTTTGACACGTGCTGCACTACGCTTAGGACAAGTACTGTAGGATTTCATTTACAGGAGGTACCCAGCAGAGGCAACTGCACAGGGGcagaaagtagaacagaggttcctaggggctggagggagagtgGGACGGGGAGTCACTGCGTCCTGACAAGACCCTCGTATCTGCAGCtccactttctgtggtttcagctACCCACGGTCAACCATGGTCAGCAAATAGttaatgaaaaattccagaaataaacgaTTTGTAAGTTTAAATCGCACACTGTTCTGAGCTGCGTGATGAAATCTCGCCCCACCCCACGAATTGTCCCTTTGTGTCCAGCATATCCACGCCAGTCGGCCACTTAGTTTTCAAGTTGACCGTCATGGTACCGCAGTGTTTGTGTCCAGCCAGCCCTTATTCGACCCCGAAGCACAAGAGTAAAGCTGCTGAAGGCCGGGGCACACCCAGGAGGAGCTGCAGACTTCGCCACACGCACGTGTGCACAGGAGAAAACAGAGCGTCCCTCGGTTCCGGCACTCGCGTCTCAGGCACCCACGTGGGGACGGAATGTGTGCCCTGCAGATGAGAGCGCTGTGCGGAAGCTCAGTTCAGGGTGATCTGGACACGCGTGGTGGTTATACCACGCCGTGAACGTATTTAATGCACTAAAATGTGAAGTGTACATACGTGGATGGTTACAATATTACGTTATGTAtactttcccattaaaaaaagcCATGTGGAGTTCTGGTTTGGATTTTGAACCAGAAAAAAGACATTAGCAGGATAACTGGTTAATTTTGAATGAAATCTATAGCTTAGccggggctggtgtggctccatggactgagtgccagcctgtgaaccgaaaggtcgccgcttgaattcccagtcagggcacatgcctgggctgcgggccaggtccccagtggagggcatgagagaggcagccaataaatgtatctctcacatattgatgtttctcttcctctccaaaaattttttaaaatctgtagcTTAGTTAACAGCATTGTGTCAATGTTAATTTCCCAGTTCGGACCATTGCACGGGGCCAAATAAGATGTAAATATTAAAGGACGGTGTGTTTCCGATTTACACGTAACAAAGTGAATCATGGTTCCGGTTACTAAAATGGAACCTGGAAAGCGTCATAGTGTGTTTTCCAatgtctggaggctggaaaagcAGTTATGGGAAGACCGTGAGTTTGGCGGGGGGatgttcacatttatttttttatatttttttgagttttttgttaAATGTCGTTACTCTCGCACTTTGTAACACCACGACCTTTAAGGAACATGTGATACATACCTAGAACCGGTTCTGTAATATTAAGTAAAGAAATGCAACCCGGCGGAGTGAATTCTGTCTGTCCCAGATCGCACTCCAGATAGTCAACGCAGGGGATACTAAAAACGTAAAAGAAAAACCTCGGCTAGCTTTACTATGTCAAAAGTATACAACAGATCTTAAAGATTTTACATGATACAGTCATAAGCCACTCTAGGCAGGCTTTTCGGTGGAATGCTcaatccagatttttttttttaagattttatttattttttagagaggggaagggagggagagaaacatcaatgtgtggttccctctcgcacgccccctactggggacctggtccacagctcaggcatgtgccctagactgggaattaaaccagcgaccctttgattcgcaggccagcaatCAACCactgaccacaccagccagggttcaatccatattttttaaaaaaccccaaaacataaaGAGAACATGTGATGGGGGTCACAGTGTCTGTTCATAATATGGTACAACTTCGTCTTTCCTAAAACTTGACCTTCAAAAGACAGCATAGcactgactggtgttgctcagtggactgaatgccggcctgggaactgaaaggtcaccagttcgattcccagtcagggcacatgcctgggttgtgggccacatccccagttgggggtgtgcaagagacaacaaattgatgtatctctcgcacatcagtgtttttctccctttccttctccctcccctcccctctctaaaaacaaataaagtctttaaagaaataaaaataaaaaacagcagcAGAATGTATCCCTACTCTGAATCTCTGGATGTGGACAAATACAGACTCCGAGACCGAGTGGCTCCCACAAGCTCATGGACAGGGAAGGCCAGTGCACCCTGAGACACTGTCACCTCCCCCCAGGACATAGTAAACAGCCGATGTCATCACACAGATGAGCAGCCCGGTCCAGAGTTGTAAATAATCTCTGCCCAGAAGTCAGGAGGCATTGCCGTATGGATTCTTAAATAGAAACTACTTTGTGCCCCAAATCTGGCAGCAtgtcaaaacaagaaaaacactcTTACCTATTTAACAACTGGTTAATCAGGTATCTATTAAATGTCGACTTTCCGACGTCCTGCGATCCACAAACCAGAATGACAGGGCAGCCATCTACTTCCTCTGGAGGTGAAACAAACATTGACCCCAGAATGAGCCACCTGCTGTGGGACTCCAATCACACACAGGAATCCTCTGAGGCTCTGGCGGGAAACACTCGACTTTGTCAACGTGTCACTCACCACAAGAGACGTTAACTAACTCTTCCAGGGCTGCGAGGACACTCTCGGTTAAACGAAGGCcggtttttttcttctcttttcttatgCCAACAGACCTCAAGGCGAAGTACTCAGTGTTAACCTGGAAAGTGGGACTCTGAAATTAACAATGCAAACGtttagaaaagatgaaaacaaatgcatctttgtttttccctctccttctccctcccctccccgttTCCTCGACCCCAAATCCAGCCCTGCAGTCAGTCAGGTCTGTCACCTCTCTTCCTAAAGTCACCTGATGTCTGTTATCATGGCTGAGGCTACTCCCTGTGCAGGACACTCCCGAGAAGAAGAAAATGCGTGGAAACTTAGGAGTGCGTGCCAGCAGAGAAATGCAACAGAAGACCAGTCATGGAGCAGGCTGGTGATCCAGGAGACAGTCGAGGCAATACCccacacaaaacaaacagacaaaggATTATGCAGACCGAGTTGAAAGGATGTGGAAGGCAGGCCCACGAAGTCCAATGGCATTCCAGCAGAAGAGCCAGGAAACCGAGGGAAAGTGACCTGAGGGATGGAAGAGCCCACCCCAGCGGAAGCAGGTGGGGCTTGGCCAGGACAAGGCCGTGTGTGGAAGAGAATGGAGGAAGAGACCCCTCCAGGAGCACCACTCACCAGTCCCAAGGACAAAGTCGTCATAAAAGGAATGAGAAGCACCTGGCACTAAGGCTTCCTAGTAGCAACTCGGGAGTCTAGAAAACAATGGAGCAGGCCCTCCGTTTCCACACCAACACCCACACTTTCTCTGGCTCCTGGAGCCCAGTTCTGGGGAGTGCCTCGGGCTCACACCCAGAAGCTTCCCCTTTCTTACTACATCAGCTCCCTTGCTGTTATTATCTCCCCTGGAGGCCTCTGGAACCCTCCTCTGCTGAAAGCTCCATACACTTCCAAACTCTTCTCCAACTCAAACTCCACATCTGACAGGCATCGCAGAGTCAACACATCTACAGCCCCTCCTACAGCTgccccatctcagtaaatggcaactCCAAGCACCAAGGGTTCAGCCCAAGAAGCCTAGTTAGTCCATGATTCTTCCTCACGCCTCACCGTCCAGTCTGTCCAATAATCCTACGGGTCAGACTCAATCTATTGGCTCATGGGAGGCAGTTATAATAACAGCTTGACTTCAGGAAATTAGTAACATGGCCAGCAGAATATCCAGGTGAGAAAAGAGGTGGGAGAAAGTAGAAGTGCACTGAAATTACTCACTCAGTTTAGAAAAAACTTACACTGTCTCAAGTTGATAAACCAAGATACAAAGaaaatcatttgtaaaaatgtCAAAAGGTCTTTCCTCACTACAGTATGAAATGACAGCTTTTGCTGGGAAATGaaactaaggggggaggggaacaCTCCTCATGAAATACCTTTCGGTACTGATCACTTTTGCTGTACACACGAGCTACAGCACAACCAGGCAGGAAGGAACACCCTGCaccacaggcggcaaacacaaggccctccgccttgtttctaccccgcggcagcgccgagctccgtGCCCCTAGttaagggtagttacatttacacagtcctaaattacacttggccctttgaaggcaaccacgggGGCTgttgtggcccccggtgaaaatgagtttgacacccctgccctacacAGTCATTTAATGTGACTGTTCTGGTGAAAGTACTTGGTAAAAGTCTACATGAAAACTGGCTTACCTCCTGTAGGAAAATGTAAGATAACCCTGGATGGCTGGTTATGAAGTTTACAGTGGAGTTTTTCAGCCTTTCCAGCATCACAATGGAACACAGAGGAGAGAAATTCTTCATCAGCCAACATCTGTCATCTGTACAGAGAAAATTCAACCACCTTACAATTTCAGTGGAACAGGAATTCCACTGAGCTCCGTGCCCTTCTGGACTACCATTTCCTTGGCTAAACTGTAAACCCTTCGAGGGTAGGAATTATGTTTGAGTCTTTTTCAGGAGGCCACACTGTATAACAGGGACACGCCTGGGCTGAGAAGTCAATCCAGGTTTGCCacctaccagctgtgtggccttgggcaactcttctcatctgtaaaatggtgaaaaCAAGAGTTTCACTCTCGGGACCTGGTGAGGGCTTACAGACAAGAGCACAGTGTGCGACGTCTGGGCCGCAGTGCACGTCTAAAAGTTACTAGCCTTTCTGCATACAGTACACCCTCAGTCAACTGCCCAGTTCTTCTCATTACCCCGGTTAAGGTGAGCTCTGAGCAAGGTTCGGGCTTCCCTCTTCATCTCCTTCTTGCTTTTCTCCGGCATCGAGTAGTGAGCTGTACTGATAGTGAGGCGAGAGTGGGTGTAGGTGGAGAAGACATCTTGGGAAGGCTGGCCTTGGCCAATGGTAAAACCCAACACTTGCACCTGGCCATAAAGGCACGTCACACGGCAGATGCCACTGAAGGTAAAACCctagcagaaaaaggaaaaagaaaagtaacattaCAGACTCTGTTACCAATGACTGAAATTTTCTGAGACCATAATTACTATTCACATATCAAAAGGTggcacatttctaaataacaatACATTGTAGTAGGTGACTATCGGGCACTCCATGTTTTGGACCTAAGATCATACCTCGTGGTAGCTACCGATACAGCTGGTGAATATGGACACACAGAAGACAAGAGGGTCCCATGAACTCTGCTCTGCTGTCCGCCTGGCTCTTGCCTTTAAAAGGCGCACTGCCTGCCAAGTCTCCGCGTTCGTGGGTTTTTTCACTTTCCTCCTGCACTGGAGGGAGACCTCCCAGACCAGAGTCCAAGTGAAGAGCGGGAGGTGGGCGGGGGCTACATCTAAGCTGCGTGGGTTCAGATCCTGCCTCTGCCTGTACTATGTTCCTTTTGGCAAGTTACCTAAACTAAACCTCAGTTCCTTCCTCTGTAAACATTCATAGTAATAGCGGTAATGACTCCATATGAGCTGGGAGTATTGAATGTGTTCATACACCCAAAACACTTAAAACACGCAGAGTGGCATTACTAAGCAccctattattattaataaccaTTAGCATTAAAGTCCCTTTCTGCTCCAAAGGTCTCGATGAGCCTCGGCAGAGACCTTCTTACCCTCTGCTCAGCACCGCCATCAGAAGGAATGGAAGCCGGAGAACCCGCAGAGGGGACACGGTCTTCTCCCGGCCTGCGACCCCCGGGGCTGCGTCCCGCTCTCTCCTGGCGCGACTCACCTGATCCCGCGGCAGCAGCAGCAACGCGCGACCCGGGCCGGCGGGCCGCAGTGGGGGGATTGGGAGGGGCGCGGGGACACTCGGGGCAGGCTCCTCGTCTGAGGCCGGGCTGAGGGCCGGGCTGGGGGCCGGGCTGGGGGCCGCGGTCTTGGGCCTCGGGGCCGCCGCCGCGCGCGACACCAGGCAGGTGCCCGCCCGCCAGTCCGCGCCGGCCGCCTGGGCCTGCAGCAGCCGCCGCCGCAGGCGCCTCCGGCCGCACCAGCGCAGGAGCCGGAGCCGGCGGCGGGGCCGGCGGCTGAGGATGAGCTGGGGCCGGGTCTTGCGGACTCGCGCCCACGTGGAGCGAAAGGGACCCCTCTTGTGCAGCTGCGACGAGTCCGCCATGCTGGGCGCCGGCGCGGGAGGCCCCGGAAGCTCGCGAGATCTCGTTGCTCCGCCCCGCGGCCGGCCGGACCGCGGGAAGGTGCGGCTTGGGAGTCGCGGGCGCCCGCGGCAACGCCAGCGCTGGCAGCCGCCCGTCCCCGCGGCGCACCCGAGCCGCGGCTGTGCCCTCCAAGGCTCCCGCGGCCCAGCGGGGTCTCCGGGTTTGGCGTTTCGGCGACCACCGACCCGGCGATCCCACATTACGGCCTGCATTTACATTATGCAAAAGCGCCCCCCCGGGCGCCTGGAGAGTGACAGCCAGATCCACAACCCCGAGTCCAGGGCCACCTCTCCGGAAATCCAAACAACTGGGATAATCTTTTCCTGCAAAAAAAGCGCTCCAGGACAGGCGGTTTAAACAAACCCCGGCTGTTTGCATACCCTCTGTTTGCATGCATTTGTCTTTGGGTTAAAAGGGGCAACCCTGGAAAACAAGGCAAAAACCTCGGAAGTTCCTTGTCAGAAAACTGGAAACTAGGGGGAAGGGAGGTCAACTCAAAGACATGTTTCATTTTGTAAACTGAGGCCCATGTGAAAGGTTCTCAAACTGACAGTGAGGCAGGAAATactcaggaaggaggaaactctggaggtgccccagggctaagatagaGGACAACGACATAGGACAGAGACCCTGTCCTAAGACCGGTTGTTCCCGCTTTCTGGCAAagtgctgaatcatggtgaatcacGAGTGCACCTCACGAGTGAAGATGCTACTGACCCCTGCTTCATTGTAAtagtattataataaattaacattgtgggaCCCCCTTCCCAgttggccaatcaaggaaaatcatgagAAATCACATGCGCAATAGCTTTAAAGTAACGTACATGCGCAATAAAACTCCGCCAAAACTAGCCAGAAAATATCCGCCCTGTAaaaatagaatccctccagcccctcaggtcaatctctgctcagagttggcctgctccccggttctgtggagtgtactaatgcttaataaatctgctctctctttttctgctgTAAACtgtgtttggttcaattctttgtctccaatcaccaagaacctgggtACTTGTGCCCACCTGACAGCCGCTCTAGATAACAACCCTCCATACCCCGTCTCTCAGGCTCCCCAGAGGtgtgtccctgcctccctctgcacccACCCCAGTCGCCCAAAATGCGAGGGCTCCCAGCCTGAGCCAGGTGAGGCACAAGGGCCGGACCAGAGCCCGCAGGGTCCAGGGGAGCCAGTGAGTGCTGCCAGGTTTGCATCACCCAGCCCAGTTCCTGAGTACGACCACCGGCTGGAAGCCAAGGCAGAGAGCCTGGTGCCAACACcacctgggttccagtcccatCCGTTTCTGTCGAGGCCCACCTGTTCAGAGGGCGAGGCTCTGCCGTGAGGGCCCAGGAGTGTCTGGCCAGCTTGTCATCAGGGTGGCTCACCTGGCTATCCTGCAGCTTCCCCTTTCCTGCTACTGGGCTTTCAGCTGCCCCTGACTTCAGCCTCCTGGAGGATTACCTTGGTGCAGGCCTGTTCTCTCTCCACATTGACCATCTCCTGGGGAGACACAGACCCATAGTGACCCTCTGTGACAGGGCAGTGAAGTCTCAGCAGAACTCTCACTTACTGGAACTTTACCTCCAGGGTTCTCTCCTGCCCTCCTTAGCCGGGACCTTGGCGGTTCTGTCTCTGGGGTGCCCACTTAAACTCCCTCCAGTCCTGCCCTGCCTGGGCCTTCCCAGGCACTCTGGCCAGTTTCCACTCGTAATTCCTTCTTTTGCCCTGGCTACTAAAATGCTTTGTGTCGCGGTTCCCTCCCAGTTACTTCCTGGCTTTGTGACGAAACTAGACGGCAAGGACTAAAGTAAGTGTAGCCTCTCCACTTTGCCAccttctccccacttctccccactTCCAGACTCCTTGCTCTCCCAGATGACAAGTGGGGATCTCCTCGGGGAGGGAAGTGGAGACACATGGCAGGAGATGCTTCAGCAGCTTAGCAAACCCAAAATGGGTTGGTGCCTTCGTTAAGTCCACAGCCCGGGCAGAGGCAAACAGGTGCtcttctggtaaaaaaaaaaaaaaaaaagaaagaaaaagaaaaaaaaaaagaaagaaagaaaagaaaaaagatagttGCTTAGAGTTTGTGCAACTCACAGATTTTGGGGGGCTGGAGGGTGCTGCCAGTGCTTGGCATCAGGATGCCCTAAACATGAAGCACCCCTGACAGCTGGCTCACGAGGAAGTTCTAGAAGGTTCTGGCTCGTGAGGACTGGTCCAAAGAGCTGTAGGTGGAGCCTGGGAAGAGAAGATttagggggcaggggagggaaacaTAAAAACTGGCTTCACAGTAAGACCAGGAAGGCTGGGGAAAAGAAATCTGTTTCTGGAAACGGAACTAAAACTGTGCAGTTGCCTATTCTGCTTTGGGAgggccagggaggctgcagggggACAGTGTGAGGATCAACAAGGAGAGAGGGAtaggaaggagggcagggggatTGATCTAGTACCAGGGGGACTGTTCCACTGAACTGTGATTCCAGGGCTGGGGGTAGAAGGTGGGGTTGGAGGGGTGGATTCTTTAAGGGGCCCTGAGACG
This DNA window, taken from Desmodus rotundus isolate HL8 chromosome 3, HLdesRot8A.1, whole genome shotgun sequence, encodes the following:
- the NOL9 gene encoding polynucleotide 5'-hydroxyl-kinase NOL9; its protein translation is MADSSQLHKRGPFRSTWARVRKTRPQLILSRRPRRRLRLLRWCGRRRLRRRLLQAQAAGADWRAGTCLVSRAAAAPRPKTAAPSPAPSPALSPASDEEPAPSVPAPLPIPPLRPAGPGRALLLLPRDQGFTFSGICRVTCLYGQVQVLGFTIGQGQPSQDVFSTYTHSRLTISTAHYSMPEKSKKEMKREARTLLRAHLNRDDRCWLMKNFSPLCSIVMLERLKNSTVNFITSHPGLSYIFLQESPTFQVNTEYFALRSVGIRKEKKKTGLRLTESVLAALEELVNVSCEEVDGCPVILVCGSQDVGKSTFNRYLINQLLNSIPCVDYLECDLGQTEFTPPGCISLLNITEPVLGPPFTHQRTPQRMVYFGKCACKNSSESYIEIIKYVFSSYTRESPLIVNTMGWVTDQGLSLLVDLIRLLSPSHVVQFSSTRCKPMPSLTPDYVDGVDGLYTKSKSKCRNRGFFLAEFAENLEFGDEEKEGPVVFPGHKLMCVQSDFVFRKTPRNRESHNRVLRDLAVLGYLGRLQNPVPRPLHPLHGLTPYQVPFNAVALRIIHSDVAPTHVLYAVNASWVALCKILDDVRGYADGPILLAQTPVCDCLGFGICRGIDVEKRLYHILTPLPPEELRNVNCLLVGAISIPQCVLKSQRGLEGTIPYITTDYNLRLPGASGEIGARETEETGKERQYPKTKFYRKSK